GTCGTTGAAATGGTATTCATGGAAGGTGTCTTTGCATTCAAGAGCACGTCGAACAGAGCCTTTCAGCGCTTCTAACTCAAGTAGTGAGTCCGAATTCGATTCTTCATCATCTCGTTGCCCTGTTCCGGCGAACGCATCTACGTAGTGGAGTGTGAACGGCTGGTATTTGAGAGCAGTAGCGTAAATGTTTAGGTAGCTCTCCAGCCTGTCCAGCTTGATGCGCGTCCATTCACCACCAAACGCATGCTTTACCATCCGATAGCCTCGAAGCCTTAGTCCTGAGTAGTCGGTGGTTCGGTTACCGAACCGCCAGGCGAGGTGTCGAGGGGCAGTGCTTCGCTCTCTGGCTGTCTACTGGCGTTTTGACTTCCCTCGGGCGTTCACCCTAACATCAATTACCTACAGAAAATAAGGGTGTTGCTGGCGCAAAGCAGCATCTGGCGATGCCGCGCGGTAGCGTGAAGCGCTTTAGGGCGGCTGTTGGGTGATCAATGGCCACGTTCGAGGGGTTGAGCCGCTTATGCTCCCCCTCTCCAGACGCTTACTAAGGACCACCACAGATGGCCAAGGATGACGAGAAGTACACCTGGGACTGGAGGGCTCAAATATTTCCGACCATTGACCCTCATAGCAAGGTCAAGCACCTGATCATCCAGGAGTACCTGCAGGCCTACGTTCAGGTCTTGATGCGTAATGCGCTCATCCCAGAGCTTCGCTTGTCAGTCGTCGACGGGTTCTGTGGTGGCGGCCAGTACAATGACGTCGACGGTGGAGCACATTTCGGATCACCGGTTATTACGCTAAATGCTGTACGAGAGGCTGAGGCGATCATCAATGTGAAACGAACCCAATCTCGTACCGTTCGGACGCAGAACTTCTTTGTCGACGTGAAACAAGCCAATATCGATTGTCTTCGTGCTGTCCTAACTGCTCAGGGACTTGGGTATCGTATTGACCGAGATGTATTTCTGCAGTGTTCTGACTTTAATGATTCACTTCCACTGATCACGAAACGAATAAAGGATTTTGGTTACGGTGAGCGTGCCATATTTCTTCTTGATCAGTACGCCTATGGTGATGTGCCATTTCCTTCAATTAAGAATATATTTAACAATATAAAAAATGCAGAGGTTTTGCTCACGTTCAATGTTGATTCGCTAATAACCTACCTTTCTGATCGAAAGTCGAATAGGAAAGCTATCGCGAATATTGGATTAGAGCAGCATATTCCTTGGAGTGAGCTCGCCGCCCTGAAAGCAACGCAGAGGCATGAATGGCAATACTTGATTCAGCGTTGCCTGTCGAAGGGCATTCTGATTGAGAGTGGTGCGAAGTTCATGACAGTCTTTTTTATCACGCCGCTCGGCTCGAATCCGCGGACTTATTGGTTTATCCACTTGGCAAACCAATATCGCGCCAACGATGTCATGAAGTCGATTCATTGGCGTCACGGGAATCACTTTTCTCATATGCTTTCCCCTTCGCTCTTTGTCGGCTACGACGCTAACCGAGATGTACGGGTAACTAGTCAAGAAGAGCTTGTGTTGGGGGAGAAACACCACTTTGATGGGGTAACTAATGAGCGTATTTGCACAGAGCTTTCTGAGTTGCTGCCCCAGCAGCTTTATGCAAAACGTG
This genomic window from Pseudomonas furukawaii contains:
- a CDS encoding three-Cys-motif partner protein TcmP, whose product is MAKDDEKYTWDWRAQIFPTIDPHSKVKHLIIQEYLQAYVQVLMRNALIPELRLSVVDGFCGGGQYNDVDGGAHFGSPVITLNAVREAEAIINVKRTQSRTVRTQNFFVDVKQANIDCLRAVLTAQGLGYRIDRDVFLQCSDFNDSLPLITKRIKDFGYGERAIFLLDQYAYGDVPFPSIKNIFNNIKNAEVLLTFNVDSLITYLSDRKSNRKAIANIGLEQHIPWSELAALKATQRHEWQYLIQRCLSKGILIESGAKFMTVFFITPLGSNPRTYWFIHLANQYRANDVMKSIHWRHGNHFSHMLSPSLFVGYDANRDVRVTSQEELVLGEKHHFDGVTNERICTELSELLPQQLYAKREQTFESLMHSMANYTMADEEVVKRSLNVAVANRDLEVRDKNGVSKRRKGESIRLSDVITAPAQSTFFFL